The Streptomyces aurantiacus genome includes a region encoding these proteins:
- a CDS encoding SIR2 family NAD-dependent protein deacylase, which translates to MSRPLVAVLSGAGISTDSGIPDYRGPNGVWRRDPEAQKLVTYEYYMGDPQIRRRSWQMRRKNRTLQAEPNAAHRAVAELEQAGVPVRVITQNVDGLHQLAGMPARKVLELHGSARGVVCTKCHARGPMEDALARVEAGEADPPCLTCGGILKSATVMFGERLDPVVLGEALAITKACQVFVAVGTTLQVQPAAGLAGVAAEHGARLVIVNAEPTPYDDRADEVIREPIGTALPELLRGLAG; encoded by the coding sequence ATGAGCAGGCCTCTCGTCGCCGTCCTCAGTGGCGCAGGTATTTCCACCGATTCCGGAATTCCCGACTATCGCGGTCCGAACGGTGTGTGGCGGCGGGATCCGGAAGCCCAGAAACTCGTGACGTACGAGTACTACATGGGTGATCCGCAGATCCGGCGCCGGTCCTGGCAGATGCGGCGAAAGAACCGGACTCTCCAGGCGGAACCGAACGCCGCGCATCGGGCGGTGGCCGAGCTGGAGCAGGCCGGGGTGCCGGTGCGGGTCATCACGCAGAACGTCGACGGACTGCACCAGCTCGCCGGAATGCCCGCCCGCAAGGTGCTGGAACTGCACGGCAGCGCACGCGGTGTGGTGTGTACGAAGTGCCACGCGCGCGGGCCGATGGAGGACGCCCTCGCCCGGGTCGAGGCCGGGGAGGCGGATCCGCCGTGCCTGACGTGCGGGGGGATTCTCAAGTCGGCGACGGTGATGTTCGGCGAGCGGCTCGACCCGGTCGTGCTGGGCGAGGCGCTCGCGATCACCAAGGCGTGCCAGGTGTTCGTCGCGGTCGGTACCACTCTCCAGGTGCAGCCCGCCGCCGGGCTCGCCGGTGTGGCCGCCGAGCACGGGGCCCGGCTCGTCATCGTCAACGCCGAGCCGACCCCGTACGACGACCGGGCGGACGAGGTGATCCGGGAGCCGATCGGCACCGCCCTGCCTGAGCTGCTGCGGGGCCTGGCCGGCTGA
- a CDS encoding NUDIX domain-containing protein: MTTPDYATYIAGLPRVLVGAAALFRDTEGRVLLVEPNYREGWALPGGTVESDAGETPRQGARRETLEEIGLDLPVGRLLAVDWVPGAARPPVVAYLYDGGVLTEEQFKSIRLQESELLSWRLVPLEELGQYVVGALGRRVLAALDVLVENAGTAELENGRRTD, translated from the coding sequence ATGACGACTCCTGACTACGCCACGTACATCGCGGGTCTCCCTCGTGTGCTTGTCGGTGCCGCTGCGCTCTTCCGTGACACCGAGGGCCGTGTGCTGCTTGTCGAGCCCAACTACCGCGAGGGCTGGGCGCTGCCGGGCGGAACCGTCGAGTCGGACGCCGGCGAGACCCCGAGGCAGGGGGCCCGCCGGGAGACTCTGGAGGAGATCGGCCTGGACCTCCCGGTCGGACGGCTGCTCGCGGTGGACTGGGTGCCCGGCGCCGCGCGGCCTCCCGTCGTGGCATACCTGTACGACGGCGGGGTGCTGACGGAGGAGCAGTTCAAGTCGATCCGCCTGCAGGAGTCGGAGCTGCTGTCCTGGCGGCTGGTCCCCCTCGAGGAGCTCGGCCAGTACGTGGTGGGCGCCCTGGGCCGCCGCGTGCTCGCCGCGCTGGACGTGCTCGTGGAGAACGCGGGGACGGCCGAGCTGGAGAACGGCCGGCGAACCGACTGA
- a CDS encoding ABC transporter ATP-binding protein: protein MGGSGLAVRDLSVGYGPVRALRQVSLEVPEGAVVTVLGGNGAGKSTLLRAICRTLSFHGGAVTGGTVSLDGRRIDGLPPDRVVAAGISQIPEGRRVFARMTVADNLRAGALGATGGRADRATALRRVHELFPVLADRAQQRAGLLSGGEQQMLAVGRALMAAPRMLLLDEPSLGLAPLMAERIAETVREINTQGTSILLVEQNAALALRLASRAYVLEVGEVTLSGPADELAASDEVRRRYLGVVDEDAAADAGRARASHPALTRWKG from the coding sequence ATGGGTGGTTCCGGGCTGGCCGTACGGGACCTGTCGGTCGGATACGGTCCCGTACGAGCACTGCGCCAGGTGTCCCTCGAGGTGCCGGAAGGAGCCGTGGTCACGGTTCTCGGCGGCAACGGCGCGGGCAAGTCGACCCTGCTGCGGGCCATCTGCCGGACCCTGTCCTTCCACGGCGGCGCGGTCACCGGCGGCACGGTGAGCCTCGACGGCCGCCGCATCGACGGACTCCCGCCGGACCGCGTGGTCGCCGCCGGGATCTCGCAGATCCCGGAAGGGCGCCGGGTGTTCGCGCGGATGACCGTCGCCGACAACCTGCGTGCCGGGGCGCTCGGCGCCACCGGCGGACGCGCGGACCGGGCCACCGCCCTGCGCCGCGTCCACGAACTGTTCCCCGTCCTCGCCGACCGCGCCCAGCAGCGCGCCGGCCTCCTGTCGGGCGGAGAGCAGCAGATGCTCGCGGTCGGCCGCGCCCTGATGGCCGCCCCGAGGATGCTCCTCCTCGACGAACCCTCGCTCGGGCTCGCCCCGCTGATGGCCGAGCGGATCGCCGAGACGGTCCGGGAGATCAACACCCAGGGCACCTCGATCCTGCTCGTCGAACAGAACGCCGCCCTGGCGCTGCGGCTCGCCTCCCGCGCGTACGTCCTGGAGGTCGGCGAAGTCACCCTGTCGGGGCCGGCGGACGAGCTGGCCGCCTCCGACGAGGTGCGCCGCCGCTACCTGGGCGTGGTCGACGAGGACGCGGCGGCCGACGCCGGGCGGGCACGAGCCTCGCACCCGGCGCTGACCCGATGGAAGGGGTGA
- a CDS encoding methylated-DNA--[protein]-cysteine S-methyltransferase, with amino-acid sequence MKQHTVIDSPYGPLTLVATDGVLSGLYMTDQRHRPPEETFGRPDDTPFAEVAEELRAYFGGELKDFSVRLRLDGTPFQRSVWEQLRKIPYGETRSYGQLADALGNPKASRAVGLANGKNPLGIIVPCHRVVGADGSLTGYGGGLQRKQRLLDFERGAEDTALF; translated from the coding sequence GTGAAGCAGCACACCGTCATCGACAGTCCGTACGGCCCGCTCACACTGGTCGCCACCGACGGCGTCCTCTCCGGGCTCTACATGACAGACCAACGCCACCGTCCGCCGGAGGAGACCTTCGGCCGACCGGACGACACACCCTTCGCCGAGGTGGCCGAGGAGCTGCGGGCCTACTTCGGGGGAGAGTTGAAGGACTTCTCCGTGCGACTCAGGCTGGACGGCACCCCATTCCAGCGCTCGGTCTGGGAACAGCTCCGGAAGATCCCGTACGGCGAGACCCGCTCGTACGGTCAACTCGCGGACGCCCTGGGCAATCCGAAGGCGTCACGCGCGGTGGGCCTCGCCAACGGCAAGAACCCGCTCGGGATCATCGTGCCCTGCCATCGCGTGGTGGGCGCGGACGGCAGCCTGACGGGATACGGCGGCGGCCTGCAGCGCAAACAGCGTCTGCTGGACTTCGAACGGGGAGCGGAGGACACCGCCCTCTTCTGA
- a CDS encoding PucR family transcriptional regulator: MGARRRRTGHDWKLLTESCAALLERLPELVDEHMRQLAEHSPVYGEFLPYDQQWREAQEAMRIGIETISAPRDSPRRDLEYAEDAGRRRAQQGLPLELLVHAYRAAGYLVWDALMEGAAGREPERLGALMRSATMVWSAVDAQATVATEAYRATEMELRRRTDERLQALLDALLEGQEAPGLAARAAAGLDLPERGPYAVVVLRSERREPFRRPVEGEGLRFVWRMRADCEVGVVALAAGQGLDGVARALDGRCSGPGGISPVVPGLAELGRARRLAELALRTCPPDASAVVRLDQRMPTALVVSQPELAGRLVSDVFGSLLDLEPADRAVLLETLDMWLCCEGSAGRAAGRLYCHRNTVFNRLRRLEQLTSRSLARPRDLIEMTLALDAYRLAGTPGGG; the protein is encoded by the coding sequence ATGGGAGCCCGCAGAAGGCGTACCGGTCATGACTGGAAGCTGCTCACCGAGTCCTGCGCGGCGCTGCTGGAGCGCCTGCCGGAGCTGGTCGACGAGCACATGCGACAACTTGCCGAGCATTCCCCGGTGTACGGGGAGTTCCTGCCGTACGACCAGCAGTGGCGGGAGGCGCAGGAGGCGATGCGGATCGGGATCGAGACGATCTCCGCGCCCCGGGACTCGCCTCGCCGTGATCTGGAGTACGCGGAGGACGCGGGGCGGCGGCGGGCCCAGCAGGGGCTGCCGTTGGAGCTGCTGGTGCACGCCTACCGTGCCGCGGGGTATCTGGTGTGGGACGCCCTGATGGAGGGGGCGGCCGGGCGGGAACCGGAGCGGCTGGGGGCGCTGATGCGGTCGGCGACCATGGTGTGGTCCGCCGTGGACGCGCAGGCCACGGTGGCGACGGAGGCGTACCGGGCCACCGAGATGGAGCTCCGGCGGCGTACCGACGAGCGGCTTCAGGCGCTGCTCGACGCGCTCCTCGAAGGGCAGGAGGCGCCCGGGCTCGCGGCGCGGGCCGCCGCCGGGCTCGATCTTCCCGAGCGGGGGCCGTACGCCGTGGTCGTGCTGCGGTCCGAGCGGCGGGAGCCCTTCCGGCGGCCGGTGGAGGGTGAGGGGCTGCGGTTCGTCTGGCGGATGCGCGCGGACTGCGAGGTCGGGGTGGTGGCTCTCGCGGCCGGTCAGGGCCTCGACGGGGTCGCGCGGGCGCTCGACGGGCGCTGTTCCGGTCCCGGCGGGATCAGTCCCGTCGTCCCCGGCCTCGCCGAGCTGGGGCGGGCCCGGCGGCTGGCGGAGCTGGCGCTGCGTACATGTCCGCCCGACGCGAGCGCCGTCGTGCGGCTCGACCAGCGGATGCCGACGGCGCTCGTCGTCAGCCAGCCCGAGCTGGCCGGGCGGCTCGTGTCGGACGTGTTCGGGTCGCTGCTGGACCTCGAACCGGCGGACCGGGCCGTCCTGCTGGAGACGCTCGACATGTGGCTGTGCTGCGAGGGGTCCGCGGGGCGGGCCGCGGGGCGCCTCTACTGTCATCGGAACACGGTGTTCAACCGGCTGCGGCGGTTGGAACAGCTGACCTCGCGGTCGCTGGCGCGGCCGCGGGACCTGATCGAGATGACGCTGGCGCTGGACGCGTACCGGTTGGCGGGGACGCCGGGGGGTGGGTGA
- a CDS encoding AlkA N-terminal domain-containing protein produces the protein MHTDTEGCVRAVRSKDARFDGWFFTAVLTTRIYCRPSCPVVPPKPENMTFYPSAAACQQAGFRACKRCRPDTSPGSPEWNQRADLVARAMRLIGDGIVDREGVPGLATRLGYSTRQVERQLLAELGAGPLALARAQRAQTARLLIETTPLPMAEIAFAAGFSSIRTFNDTVREVFALAPSELRTRTLRNRAGSTPTPGVLALRLPFRAPLNPDNLFGHLAATAVPGVEEWRDGAYRRTMRLPYGHGVVALTPEPDHIGCRLTLSDLRDLAVAISRCRRMLDLDADPVAVDGQLRTDPVLKPLVDKAPGRRVPRTVDEAEFAVRAVLGQQVSTAAARTHAARLVAAHGEAVEDPEGGLTHLFPSAESLAALDPEALAMPASRRGTLTTLVGQLADGTLNLGVEGDWAQTRARLLALPGFGPWTVEIIAMRALGDPDAFLPTDLGVRRAAQELDLPSTPAALTARATDWRPWRAYAVQYLWATDNHPINFLPA, from the coding sequence ATGCACACCGATACAGAGGGCTGCGTGCGCGCCGTCCGGTCGAAGGACGCCCGCTTCGACGGCTGGTTCTTCACGGCGGTCCTGACCACGCGGATCTACTGCCGGCCCAGCTGTCCTGTGGTGCCGCCGAAGCCGGAGAACATGACGTTCTACCCGAGCGCCGCCGCCTGCCAGCAGGCCGGGTTCCGGGCGTGCAAGCGCTGCCGCCCCGACACCAGCCCCGGCTCGCCCGAGTGGAACCAGCGGGCCGACCTGGTGGCCCGCGCGATGCGGCTGATCGGCGACGGGATCGTGGACCGCGAGGGCGTGCCGGGGCTCGCCACACGCCTCGGCTACAGCACCCGGCAGGTCGAACGCCAGCTCCTCGCCGAACTGGGCGCCGGGCCACTCGCCCTCGCCCGCGCCCAGCGCGCCCAGACCGCACGCCTGCTCATCGAGACGACACCGCTCCCGATGGCCGAGATCGCCTTCGCGGCGGGCTTCTCCTCGATCCGCACCTTCAACGACACGGTCCGCGAGGTCTTCGCCCTCGCCCCGAGCGAACTGCGCACCAGAACCCTCAGGAACCGCGCCGGCTCCACGCCCACACCGGGCGTGCTGGCCCTCCGCCTCCCTTTCCGGGCCCCGCTCAACCCCGACAACCTCTTCGGCCACCTCGCCGCCACCGCCGTACCCGGAGTCGAGGAGTGGCGCGACGGCGCGTACCGGCGCACGATGCGTCTGCCGTACGGCCACGGTGTCGTCGCGCTCACTCCGGAGCCCGATCACATCGGCTGCCGGCTCACCCTCAGCGACCTGCGCGATCTGGCCGTCGCCATCAGCCGCTGCCGCCGCATGCTCGACCTGGACGCCGACCCGGTCGCGGTCGACGGCCAACTGCGTACGGACCCGGTGCTCAAGCCCCTCGTCGACAAGGCGCCGGGCCGCCGAGTGCCCCGTACGGTCGACGAGGCCGAGTTCGCCGTACGGGCCGTGCTGGGCCAGCAGGTGTCCACGGCCGCGGCCCGTACCCACGCGGCACGTCTGGTCGCGGCCCACGGCGAAGCGGTCGAGGATCCCGAGGGCGGTCTCACGCACCTCTTCCCGTCCGCGGAGTCACTGGCCGCACTCGACCCCGAGGCCCTCGCCATGCCGGCCAGCCGCCGCGGCACGCTGACCACACTCGTGGGCCAACTCGCCGACGGCACCCTCAACCTGGGTGTCGAGGGCGACTGGGCGCAGACGAGGGCCCGGCTGCTCGCCCTGCCCGGGTTCGGACCCTGGACCGTGGAGATCATCGCCATGCGTGCCCTCGGCGACCCCGACGCCTTCCTGCCCACGGACCTCGGAGTCAGGCGCGCCGCACAGGAGTTGGACCTGCCGTCCACTCCCGCCGCGCTGACGGCACGCGCCACGGACTGGCGGCCCTGGCGCGCGTACGCCGTCCAGTACCTGTGGGCGACGGACAACCACCCGATCAACTTCCTTCCCGCTTAA
- a CDS encoding glycerate kinase — protein MLIAADKFKGSLTAVQVAERVTAGLHRVAPLVEVEALPVADGGDGTVAAAVAAGFERREVRVAGPLGDEVTAAFALRDGTAVVEMAEASGLQRLPAGVLAPLTSSTYGSGELLRAALDAGARTIVFGVGGSASTDGGAGMLTALGARFLDEDGEPVPPGGGSLGDLATADLTGLDPRLSSVDVVLASDVDNPLTGPKGAPAVYGPQKGASPDDVAVLDAALAHFAAVLEKTIGGRAAEYAAAPGAGAAGGIGYGALVGLGASFRPGIDVMLDVLGFASALERATLVITGEGSLDEQTLHGKAPAGVAAAARAAGKEVIAVCGRLALPPEALGRAGIRRVYPLTDVEPDVNRCIAEAGPILEELAERIAQDFLT, from the coding sequence GTGCTCATCGCCGCGGACAAGTTCAAGGGCTCGCTCACGGCCGTGCAGGTGGCCGAGCGGGTGACGGCAGGACTGCACCGGGTCGCACCGCTGGTCGAGGTCGAGGCGCTGCCGGTGGCCGACGGCGGCGACGGCACGGTCGCCGCCGCGGTCGCCGCCGGCTTCGAGCGCCGTGAGGTACGGGTCGCCGGGCCCCTCGGCGACGAGGTCACCGCCGCCTTCGCGCTGCGCGACGGGACCGCGGTCGTGGAGATGGCCGAGGCCAGCGGACTGCAGCGGCTGCCCGCCGGGGTCCTCGCGCCGCTCACCTCGTCCACGTACGGGTCCGGGGAACTGCTGCGGGCCGCGCTCGACGCCGGGGCGCGGACGATCGTGTTCGGCGTCGGCGGCAGCGCGAGCACCGACGGCGGAGCAGGGATGCTGACCGCGCTCGGGGCGCGCTTCCTCGACGAGGACGGCGAGCCGGTGCCGCCCGGCGGCGGCTCCCTCGGGGACCTCGCCACGGCGGACCTGACCGGCCTCGACCCCCGGCTCTCCTCCGTCGACGTCGTCCTCGCCAGTGACGTGGACAATCCGCTGACCGGGCCGAAGGGCGCGCCGGCGGTGTACGGACCACAGAAGGGTGCCTCTCCCGACGACGTGGCGGTGCTCGACGCGGCGCTCGCCCACTTCGCCGCCGTCCTGGAGAAGACGATCGGGGGCAGGGCGGCGGAGTACGCCGCTGCGCCCGGTGCGGGCGCCGCCGGCGGCATCGGGTACGGGGCTCTCGTGGGGCTCGGCGCGAGCTTCCGGCCCGGCATCGACGTCATGCTCGACGTGCTGGGCTTCGCGTCCGCGCTGGAACGGGCGACGCTGGTCATCACCGGTGAGGGCTCGCTGGACGAGCAGACCCTGCACGGGAAGGCCCCCGCCGGGGTCGCCGCCGCCGCGCGTGCCGCCGGGAAGGAGGTCATCGCCGTCTGCGGGCGGCTGGCCCTTCCTCCGGAGGCCCTCGGAAGGGCCGGGATCCGGCGGGTCTATCCGCTCACGGACGTCGAGCCGGACGTGAACCGGTGCATCGCCGAGGCGGGCCCGATCCTCGAGGAACTCGCGGAGCGCATCGCCCAGGACTTCCTCACCTGA